A stretch of the Thermus thermophilus genome encodes the following:
- a CDS encoding Hsp20/alpha crystallin family protein: MALVRRDARPTEITPFRTWGPLSLLEEANRLFEEVMGEFARPLAPAYVAPADLYETDEALVLEMAVPGMTPEDLEVSLEGTKLTVRGQVKPQEDAKARRYYLQEIPHGSFVRTFTLPVEVKTDEAKAEFRHGILRLTLPKVAEARAKRIPIEVVQ; encoded by the coding sequence ATGGCCCTGGTGCGTAGGGACGCACGCCCCACGGAAATCACCCCCTTCCGGACCTGGGGACCCCTTTCCCTCCTGGAGGAGGCCAACCGGCTCTTTGAGGAGGTGATGGGCGAGTTCGCCCGGCCCCTCGCCCCCGCCTACGTGGCCCCGGCGGACCTCTACGAGACGGACGAGGCCCTGGTCCTGGAGATGGCCGTGCCCGGGATGACCCCTGAGGACTTGGAGGTGAGCCTCGAGGGCACCAAGCTCACCGTCCGGGGCCAGGTGAAGCCCCAGGAGGACGCCAAGGCCCGCCGCTACTACCTCCAGGAGATCCCCCACGGCTCCTTTGTGCGCACCTTCACCCTGCCCGTGGAGGTGAAGACGGACGAGGCCAAGGCGGAGTTCCGCCACGGCATCCTCCGGCTCACCCTCCCCAAGGTGGCCGAGGCCCGGGCCAAGCGGATCCCCATTGAGGTGGTCCAGTAA
- a CDS encoding MalY/PatB family protein, producing the protein MDLPPRTGSLKWGTYPEDVLPLWVADMDFPPAEAIQQALAERAQGFLGYPPREGDRELRELILEALGLEAELAFMPGVVVGLYAAVAAFTAPGQGVLTQVPIYPPFLAAIRDQRRTVLANPLRETPEGYRLDLAGLERLAFATRLLLFCHPHNPTGRVFGEEELAALAQIARRHDLIVVSDELHAPLTYEKPHVPLARFLPERTLTLVGPGKAYNLAGLPIGAVLGPKPLVEAVKRHLPHVFPNVLAMAAWKAALKEGGPWLKATLERLRANRDRVAAWAKARGLGHHPPEGTYLAWIQTPFPKAAAYFLERARVALNPGESFGRGYDTYVRLNFATYPEVLEEALRRLDGALK; encoded by the coding sequence ATGGACCTGCCTCCCCGCACCGGCTCCCTCAAGTGGGGCACCTACCCCGAGGACGTCCTCCCCCTCTGGGTGGCGGACATGGACTTCCCCCCGGCCGAGGCGATCCAGCAAGCCCTCGCCGAACGGGCCCAAGGCTTTCTCGGCTACCCGCCCCGGGAGGGGGACCGGGAGCTCAGGGAGCTGATCCTGGAGGCCCTGGGCCTCGAGGCGGAGCTCGCCTTCATGCCCGGGGTGGTGGTGGGGCTCTACGCCGCCGTGGCCGCCTTCACCGCCCCGGGCCAGGGGGTCCTCACCCAGGTCCCCATCTACCCGCCCTTCCTCGCCGCCATCCGGGACCAGCGCCGCACCGTCCTCGCCAACCCCTTGCGGGAGACCCCGGAAGGCTACCGGCTGGACCTCGCGGGGCTGGAGCGTCTGGCCTTCGCCACCCGTCTCCTCCTCTTCTGCCACCCCCACAACCCCACGGGCCGGGTCTTCGGCGAGGAGGAGCTCGCCGCCCTGGCCCAGATCGCCCGCAGGCACGACCTCATCGTGGTCTCCGACGAGCTCCACGCCCCCCTCACCTACGAGAAGCCCCACGTCCCCCTGGCCCGCTTCCTCCCGGAAAGGACCCTCACCCTGGTGGGCCCGGGGAAGGCCTACAACTTGGCGGGGCTGCCCATCGGGGCGGTCCTCGGCCCCAAGCCCTTGGTGGAGGCCGTGAAGCGCCACCTGCCCCACGTCTTCCCCAACGTCCTGGCCATGGCCGCCTGGAAGGCGGCCCTGAAGGAAGGGGGGCCCTGGCTGAAGGCCACCCTGGAGCGGCTTCGGGCCAACCGGGACCGGGTGGCGGCCTGGGCCAAGGCGCGGGGGCTCGGCCACCACCCGCCGGAGGGAACCTACCTGGCCTGGATCCAGACCCCCTTCCCCAAGGCCGCCGCGTACTTCCTGGAGCGGGCCCGGGTGGCCCTGAACCCGGGGGAAAGCTTCGGCCGGGGGTACGACACCTACGTCCGGCTCAACTTCGCCACCTACCCCGAGGTGCTGGAAGAGGCCCTAAGGCGGCTGGACGGGGCCCTAAAGTAA
- the trmB gene encoding tRNA (guanosine(46)-N7)-methyltransferase TrmB has protein sequence MLVVPARLHRWPPEVRDLFGREGPLVLEIGFGDGRFTAELARSRPNWLVLGAEVSAASVLRALRRMRREGLANVRLYHGQGPFALRNLVLPGTLDQVIVNFPDPWPKKRHQERRLLREAFFRRLSTRLKPGGSLLLTTDHEEYFRFALEEAERTGLYRVEVRPPPEAHLRTKYALKWKEAGRTFFHAVFTKLREDPAPWPPSRRYDVAHALLSGELPQDLALEKTPVRLKEGVAVFLEVARGKEGFYVLTHVEEEDLTQDLLLEVRKSARGVYAGVSRFGSPLITEAVKGAVRALVERLKAHGLEVVQDHT, from the coding sequence GTGCTGGTCGTGCCCGCCCGCCTCCACCGCTGGCCTCCCGAAGTGCGGGACCTCTTCGGCCGGGAAGGCCCCCTGGTCCTGGAGATCGGCTTTGGCGACGGCCGCTTCACGGCGGAGCTCGCCCGGTCGCGCCCCAATTGGCTCGTCCTCGGGGCCGAGGTCTCGGCGGCCAGCGTCCTCCGGGCCCTTCGCCGCATGCGCCGCGAGGGCCTCGCCAACGTCCGCCTCTACCACGGCCAGGGCCCCTTCGCCCTTCGGAACCTGGTTTTGCCGGGGACCCTGGACCAGGTCATCGTCAACTTCCCCGACCCCTGGCCCAAGAAGCGGCACCAGGAGCGGCGCCTCCTGCGGGAGGCCTTCTTCCGCAGGCTCTCCACCCGCCTGAAGCCCGGGGGAAGCCTCCTCCTCACCACGGACCACGAGGAGTACTTCCGCTTCGCCCTGGAGGAGGCGGAGCGGACCGGGCTCTACCGGGTGGAGGTCCGGCCGCCCCCCGAGGCCCACCTCCGCACCAAGTACGCCCTAAAGTGGAAGGAGGCGGGGCGGACCTTCTTCCACGCCGTCTTCACCAAGCTCCGCGAAGACCCCGCCCCCTGGCCCCCCTCAAGGAGGTACGACGTGGCCCACGCCCTGCTTTCCGGCGAGCTGCCCCAAGACCTGGCCCTGGAGAAGACCCCCGTGCGCCTGAAGGAAGGGGTCGCCGTCTTCCTGGAGGTGGCCCGGGGCAAGGAGGGGTTTTACGTCCTCACCCACGTGGAGGAGGAGGACCTGACCCAGGACCTGCTCCTCGAGGTCCGCAAGAGCGCCCGGGGGGTCTACGCCGGGGTGAGCCGCTTCGGCAGCCCCCTCATCACCGAGGCCGTCAAGGGAGCAGTGCGGGCCCTGGTGGAACGGCTCAAGGCCCACGGGCTGGAGGTGGTCCAGGACCACACCTGA
- a CDS encoding MiaB/RimO family radical SAM methylthiotransferase: MRAAFRTLGCKVNQVETEALLGFLKALEPEVVPLEAGGADLVVINSCAVTTTAEADTRKEVRRARRYNPQAFIVVTGCYAELAPEVLKELGADAVVPNARKAELPRVILERFGLPSDPITTPPNEFWGAGERGLLNSRVRAFLKVQDGCQAGCAYCIIPRLRGKERHRDHREALAEAEALLRMGIKEIVLTGVRLGSYKGHPRGLAGLVEDLYHLGAKVRLSSIEPEDTGEDLLRVIGRYAPEVRPHLHLSLQTGSDRLLRLMGRRYDKAYYRELVQRAYDLIPGFALTTDVIAGLPTETEEEHRETLAFLEELRPTRVHAFTYTPRPKTRAASMPQVPPEVRKRRTKELIALAQRLAEERIRPRLGERVEVLVERVQGGEALGHTPDYYEARLQGEARPGETVWARVLGVEGYVLLGRVEGVKGPLELPVR, encoded by the coding sequence ATGCGCGCCGCCTTCCGTACCCTGGGGTGCAAGGTCAACCAGGTGGAGACCGAGGCCCTTCTGGGCTTCCTCAAGGCCCTGGAGCCGGAGGTGGTGCCCCTGGAGGCCGGGGGGGCGGACCTCGTGGTCATCAACTCCTGCGCCGTCACCACCACGGCGGAGGCGGACACCCGCAAGGAGGTGCGCCGGGCGAGGCGGTACAACCCCCAGGCCTTCATCGTGGTCACGGGGTGCTACGCCGAGCTCGCCCCTGAGGTCCTAAAGGAGCTCGGGGCGGACGCGGTGGTCCCCAACGCCCGGAAGGCCGAGCTTCCCCGGGTGATCCTGGAGCGCTTCGGCCTTCCCTCTGACCCCATCACCACCCCGCCCAACGAGTTCTGGGGGGCGGGGGAGAGGGGGCTTTTGAATAGCCGGGTACGGGCCTTCCTCAAGGTCCAGGACGGGTGCCAGGCGGGCTGCGCCTACTGCATCATCCCGAGGCTAAGGGGCAAGGAGCGCCACCGGGACCACCGGGAAGCCCTGGCCGAGGCCGAGGCCCTCCTCCGCATGGGCATCAAGGAGATCGTCCTCACCGGGGTGCGCCTCGGGAGCTACAAGGGGCACCCCCGGGGCCTGGCCGGGCTCGTGGAGGACCTCTACCACCTGGGGGCCAAGGTGCGGCTTTCCTCCATAGAGCCCGAGGACACGGGGGAGGACCTCCTTAGGGTGATCGGCCGCTACGCCCCCGAGGTCAGGCCCCACCTCCACCTCTCCTTGCAGACGGGCTCGGACCGGCTCCTTAGGCTCATGGGCCGCCGCTACGATAAGGCCTACTACCGGGAGTTGGTGCAGCGGGCCTACGACCTCATCCCCGGCTTCGCCCTCACCACCGACGTCATCGCCGGCCTGCCCACGGAGACGGAGGAGGAGCACCGGGAGACCCTGGCCTTCCTGGAGGAGCTCAGGCCCACCCGGGTCCACGCCTTCACCTACACCCCGAGGCCCAAGACCCGGGCGGCCTCCATGCCCCAGGTCCCCCCGGAGGTGCGGAAGCGGCGCACCAAGGAGCTCATCGCCCTGGCCCAGCGCCTGGCGGAGGAGCGGATTCGCCCCAGGCTCGGGGAGCGGGTGGAGGTCCTGGTGGAAAGGGTCCAGGGGGGCGAGGCCCTGGGCCACACCCCCGACTACTACGAGGCCCGCCTCCAGGGCGAGGCCCGCCCCGGGGAGACGGTCTGGGCCCGGGTCCTGGGGGTGGAGGGGTACGTCCTTTTGGGCCGGGTGGAAGGGGTGAAGGGGCCCCTGGAGCTTCCCGTGCGGTAG
- a CDS encoding histidine triad nucleotide-binding protein has product MECVFCRIIAGELPSRKVYEDEGFVAFHDIRPKAPVHVLVVPKEHVEKLSDYPDTEEGERKLGALFRTANRVARGLGLQGYRVQVNVGEKGGQEVFHVHVHVMGGWG; this is encoded by the coding sequence ATGGAGTGCGTCTTCTGCCGCATCATCGCCGGGGAACTCCCCTCCAGAAAGGTCTACGAGGACGAGGGCTTCGTGGCCTTCCACGACATCAGGCCCAAGGCCCCGGTGCACGTCCTGGTGGTGCCGAAGGAGCACGTGGAGAAGCTCTCCGACTACCCCGACACCGAGGAAGGGGAGCGGAAGCTCGGGGCCCTCTTCCGCACCGCGAACCGGGTGGCGCGGGGCTTGGGCCTTCAGGGCTACCGGGTCCAGGTGAACGTGGGGGAGAAGGGGGGGCAGGAGGTCTTCCACGTCCACGTGCACGTCATGGGCGGCTGGGGATGA
- a CDS encoding metallophosphoesterase family protein, with the protein MRLLALALFLSLALGQRLAVLGDWGQDTPGRAQVAALLRKEHAQSPLTALLTTGDNFYPKGQVVERFLQDLPPVPLYPAFGNHDAPNLEAQLRRFGLERPHYRVRFGGLEVFVLYTEGDLRAQRAWLEEALKTSRAPWKLLVLHRPLYSSGLHGGSPLLRGLLEPLLRRHGVALVLAGHDHHYERLEVQGLLHVVTGGGGAGLYPTRPPLPWSRALAVAHHALFLEVGREGLLGYALDPAGRVLDRFLIPSRP; encoded by the coding sequence TTGCGCCTCCTCGCCCTGGCCCTCTTTCTCTCCCTCGCCCTGGGCCAGCGGCTTGCGGTCCTCGGGGACTGGGGGCAGGACACCCCGGGGCGGGCCCAGGTGGCGGCCCTCCTCCGGAAGGAGCACGCCCAAAGCCCCCTCACCGCTCTCCTCACCACCGGGGACAACTTCTATCCCAAGGGGCAGGTGGTGGAGCGCTTCCTGCAGGACCTCCCCCCCGTCCCCCTCTACCCCGCCTTCGGCAACCACGACGCCCCGAACCTCGAGGCCCAGCTCCGCCGCTTCGGCCTGGAGAGGCCCCACTACCGGGTCCGCTTCGGCGGCCTCGAGGTCTTCGTCCTCTACACGGAAGGCGACCTCAGGGCCCAGAGGGCCTGGCTGGAGGAGGCCCTCAAAACCTCCCGGGCCCCCTGGAAGCTTTTGGTCCTCCACCGCCCCCTCTACTCCTCGGGGCTCCACGGGGGAAGCCCCCTCTTGAGGGGCCTCTTAGAACCCCTCCTCCGCCGCCACGGGGTAGCCCTGGTCCTCGCGGGCCACGACCACCACTACGAGCGCCTGGAGGTCCAGGGCCTCCTCCACGTGGTGACGGGAGGCGGAGGCGCGGGCCTCTACCCCACCCGTCCTCCCCTCCCCTGGAGCCGGGCCCTGGCCGTGGCCCACCACGCCCTCTTCCTGGAGGTGGGGCGGGAGGGCCTTTTGGGCTACGCCCTAGACCCCGCGGGGAGGGTCCTGGACCGCTTCCTCATCCCCAGCCGCCCATGA
- a CDS encoding bifunctional nuclease family protein, with the protein MLHAKIETLGVDPQNGSVVVLLRTENDKLLPIVIGPLEAHHIVVALQGEKPPRPLTPDLLLSVMEMLQAKLKRVEIIDLKEGTFYARLILEHRGIELEVDARPSDAMALALRAGAPILVAEEVVEKAGVEEASLKPHGAAEA; encoded by the coding sequence ATGCTGCACGCCAAGATTGAAACCCTGGGCGTGGACCCCCAGAACGGCAGCGTGGTGGTCCTGCTCAGGACGGAAAACGACAAGCTCCTCCCCATCGTCATCGGCCCCCTCGAGGCCCACCACATCGTGGTGGCCCTCCAGGGGGAAAAACCCCCAAGACCCCTCACCCCTGACCTCCTCCTCTCGGTGATGGAGATGCTCCAGGCCAAGCTCAAGCGGGTGGAGATCATTGACCTCAAAGAGGGCACCTTCTACGCCCGCCTCATCCTGGAGCACCGGGGGATTGAGCTGGAGGTGGACGCCCGCCCCTCCGACGCCATGGCCCTGGCCCTCCGGGCGGGGGCGCCCATCCTGGTGGCGGAGGAGGTGGTGGAGAAGGCCGGGGTGGAAGAGGCGAGCCTCAAGCCCCACGGGGCCGCGGAGGCCTAG
- a CDS encoding phosphoribosyltransferase family protein: MRTYPVEIAGVKRELPIVQVGPGVAVALLNLLGDTELTEAAAEELAKRLPPEAEVLVTPEVKAVPLAHALSRITGKPYVVARKTEKPYMINPVSRQVLSITTGKPQLLVLDGADIPRVRGKKVAIVDDVVSTGSTLAGLRELIESVGGEVVAVLAVFTEGTPRQDVVALGHLPLFKPE, encoded by the coding sequence GTGAGGACCTACCCTGTGGAGATCGCCGGGGTCAAGCGGGAGCTTCCCATCGTCCAGGTGGGGCCAGGTGTCGCCGTGGCCCTGCTCAACCTCTTGGGGGACACCGAGCTCACCGAGGCCGCCGCGGAGGAGCTGGCCAAGCGGCTTCCTCCGGAGGCGGAGGTCCTGGTCACCCCCGAGGTCAAGGCTGTCCCCCTGGCCCACGCCCTCTCCCGCATCACGGGCAAGCCCTACGTGGTGGCCCGCAAGACGGAGAAGCCCTACATGATCAACCCCGTGAGCCGCCAGGTGCTCTCCATCACCACGGGGAAGCCCCAGCTTCTGGTCCTGGACGGGGCCGACATCCCCCGGGTTCGGGGCAAGAAGGTGGCCATCGTGGACGACGTGGTCTCCACCGGCTCCACCCTGGCGGGCCTCAGGGAGCTCATTGAGAGCGTGGGGGGGGAAGTGGTGGCGGTGCTTGCCGTCTTCACCGAGGGCACCCCCCGCCAGGACGTCGTGGCCCTCGGCCACCTTCCCCTCTTCAAGCCGGAGTAG
- a CDS encoding adenine phosphoribosyltransferase produces the protein METYPITVGGVTRHVPLIEPLPGRRIPLVEFLGDPEFTRAAAEALRPLVPEEAEILFTTETSPIPLTHVLAEALGLPYVVARRRRRPYMEDPIIQEVQTLTLGVGEVLWLDRRFAEKLLNQRVVLVSDVVASGETMKAMEKMVLRAGGHVVARLAVFRQGTPGLAVDTVAELPVL, from the coding sequence ATGGAGACCTACCCCATCACCGTAGGCGGCGTGACGCGGCACGTGCCCCTCATTGAGCCCCTTCCGGGGAGGCGCATCCCCCTGGTGGAGTTCCTGGGGGACCCGGAGTTCACCCGGGCCGCGGCCGAGGCCTTGAGGCCTTTGGTGCCCGAGGAGGCGGAGATCCTCTTCACCACGGAGACGAGCCCCATCCCCCTCACCCACGTCCTGGCGGAGGCGCTGGGCCTGCCCTACGTGGTGGCCCGCAGGCGCCGCCGCCCCTACATGGAGGACCCCATCATCCAGGAGGTCCAGACCCTGACCCTCGGGGTGGGGGAGGTGCTTTGGCTGGACCGGCGCTTCGCGGAAAAGCTTCTCAACCAGAGGGTGGTTCTGGTCTCGGATGTGGTGGCGAGCGGGGAGACCATGAAGGCCATGGAGAAGATGGTTCTCCGGGCGGGGGGGCACGTGGTGGCCCGCCTGGCGGTCTTCCGCCAGGGCACGCCCGGCCTCGCCGTGGACACGGTGGCGGAGCTTCCCGTGCTCTAA
- a CDS encoding HAD family hydrolase: MRGALLDRDGVLLLLDEKALYRKAVELAARGAGLERSLAALARAVRALNEAVRGLAVRTLEEEEALWRSLVLEVAQELRVPPEELLPWRYYRFMRPAPGAEGLLRRLKARGLKVGVLSNTLPSLQESLAHHGLARYVDGFFASCALGVAKPDPRAFLLALEGLGLAPEETLYLDDDPENVETARRLGLRAEVYTPLWAPGRRA, from the coding sequence ATGCGCGGGGCCCTTTTGGACCGCGATGGGGTCCTCCTCCTCCTGGACGAGAAGGCCCTTTACCGGAAGGCCGTGGAGCTTGCGGCGCGGGGCGCCGGGCTGGAGCGGAGCCTGGCCGCCTTGGCCCGCGCGGTGCGGGCCTTGAACGAGGCCGTGCGGGGGCTTGCGGTGCGGACCCTGGAGGAGGAGGAGGCCCTCTGGCGGTCCCTGGTCCTCGAGGTGGCCCAGGAGCTCCGGGTGCCGCCCGAAGAGCTTCTCCCCTGGAGGTACTACCGTTTCATGCGGCCCGCCCCCGGGGCCGAGGGCCTACTGCGCAGGCTCAAGGCCCGGGGCCTCAAGGTGGGTGTCCTCTCCAACACCCTGCCAAGCCTCCAGGAAAGCCTGGCCCACCACGGCCTCGCCCGGTACGTGGACGGCTTCTTCGCCTCCTGCGCTCTCGGGGTGGCCAAGCCCGACCCCCGGGCCTTCCTCCTCGCCCTGGAGGGCCTGGGCCTCGCCCCTGAGGAGACCCTCTACCTGGACGACGACCCCGAGAACGTGGAAACTGCCCGGAGGCTCGGCCTCCGGGCGGAGGTCTACACCCCCCTTTGGGCGCCGGGACGTCGGGCTTAG
- a CDS encoding 5-formyltetrahydrofolate cyclo-ligase yields the protein MTKAELRRRARAAWRGLDLKALSRSVGAALLPWLRERGFRHILLYHPLPHELNLLPLVEAYPARYYLPKVAGKGLTVHPFGPLAPGPFGLLEPTTPPEDPLVLDLVVVPGLAFDREGYRLGHGQGFYDRFLKEVRAATVGVVPQALLFPALPRDPWDVPVDHLATEAGVEAVKRPAKDPGSLLD from the coding sequence GTGACCAAGGCCGAGCTCCGCCGCAGGGCCCGGGCCGCCTGGCGGGGGCTGGACCTTAAGGCCCTCTCCCGGTCCGTGGGGGCCGCCCTCCTCCCTTGGCTACGGGAGCGGGGCTTCCGGCACATCCTCCTCTACCACCCCCTGCCCCACGAGCTCAACCTGCTGCCCCTGGTGGAGGCCTACCCCGCCCGCTACTACCTGCCCAAGGTGGCGGGGAAAGGGCTCACCGTCCACCCCTTCGGCCCCCTCGCCCCCGGGCCCTTCGGCCTCCTCGAGCCCACCACCCCGCCGGAAGACCCCCTGGTCCTGGACCTGGTGGTGGTGCCGGGCCTGGCCTTTGACCGGGAGGGGTACCGACTGGGGCACGGCCAGGGGTTCTACGACCGCTTCCTCAAGGAGGTGCGGGCCGCCACCGTGGGCGTGGTGCCCCAGGCCCTCCTCTTCCCCGCCCTCCCCCGGGACCCCTGGGACGTGCCCGTGGACCACCTGGCCACGGAGGCGGGGGTGGAGGCGGTCAAACGCCCGGCCAAGGACCCCGGGAGCCTGCTAGACTAG
- a CDS encoding FmdB family zinc ribbon protein gives MPIYVYKGLETGNYYEFEQGFHDEPLKAHPETGEPLKRVITPPAIIFKGSGWHVKDYAKKDSGAKKEEGSDTKDKED, from the coding sequence ATGCCGATCTACGTCTACAAGGGCTTGGAAACGGGCAACTACTACGAGTTTGAGCAGGGCTTCCACGACGAACCCCTCAAGGCCCACCCCGAGACGGGGGAGCCCTTGAAGCGGGTCATCACCCCGCCCGCCATCATCTTCAAGGGCTCGGGCTGGCACGTGAAGGACTACGCCAAGAAGGACTCCGGCGCCAAGAAGGAAGAGGGTTCGGACACCAAGGACAAGGAGGACTGA
- a CDS encoding DUF192 domain-containing protein encodes MERNPFLPLLAFALLVLLSVLSFMGYLLAARRLQAPPPAEALTVLTREGPHTLRGRVARTPEAWRRGLGLREEGLEALLYLFPEATDAPFSAEGYRFPVVVAFLDGTLRVLQVKRLSPGEVYAPGTAYRGVLEVREGLLPLAPGDQVVP; translated from the coding sequence GTGGAGCGGAACCCCTTCCTCCCCCTTTTGGCCTTCGCCCTCCTCGTCCTCCTCTCCGTCCTCTCCTTTATGGGCTACCTGCTCGCGGCGCGGCGCCTCCAGGCCCCCCCTCCGGCCGAGGCCCTCACCGTCCTCACCCGGGAAGGCCCCCACACCCTCCGGGGACGGGTGGCCCGGACCCCGGAGGCCTGGCGACGGGGCCTCGGCCTGCGGGAGGAGGGCTTGGAAGCCCTCCTCTACCTCTTCCCCGAGGCCACGGACGCCCCCTTCAGCGCCGAGGGCTACCGCTTTCCCGTGGTGGTGGCCTTCCTGGACGGAACCCTACGGGTGCTCCAGGTGAAGCGGCTAAGCCCGGGGGAAGTCTACGCCCCCGGGACCGCCTACCGGGGCGTGCTGGAGGTGCGGGAAGGACTCCTCCCCCTCGCCCCGGGGGACCAGGTGGTGCCCTGA
- a CDS encoding DUF192 domain-containing protein — MRFFALLGLLGLLALAQGLTFPKSTLYVEGNGKRHFLKVEVADTPERWARGLMFRERLGEDEGMVFLFPEPTAGGFWMKNTLIPLSIAFFDRQGVILRILDMEPCRADPCPVYYPGVVYQGALEVNQGWFRRRGLAEGARVGGEALKRWPQR, encoded by the coding sequence ATGCGCTTCTTCGCCCTCCTCGGCCTCCTGGGCCTCCTCGCCCTGGCCCAGGGGCTCACCTTCCCCAAGAGCACCCTCTACGTGGAGGGAAACGGCAAGCGCCACTTCCTCAAGGTGGAGGTGGCCGACACCCCGGAGCGCTGGGCCCGGGGCCTCATGTTCCGGGAGCGCCTCGGCGAGGACGAGGGCATGGTCTTCCTCTTCCCCGAGCCCACGGCGGGCGGGTTCTGGATGAAAAACACCCTCATCCCCCTTTCCATCGCCTTCTTTGACCGGCAAGGCGTTATCCTGCGCATCCTGGACATGGAGCCCTGCCGGGCCGACCCCTGCCCCGTCTACTACCCGGGCGTGGTCTACCAAGGGGCCCTGGAGGTGAACCAGGGCTGGTTCCGCCGCCGCGGCCTCGCCGAGGGAGCCCGGGTCGGGGGGGAGGCCCTGAAGCGCTGGCCCCAGCGGTGA
- the tmk gene encoding dTMP kinase has product MEGLFLTLEGLDGSGKTTQAALLARFLEERGLRVRLTREPGEGLKGVRGLLEEELSPEAEYLLFSADRAEHVRKTILPALREGACVVSDRYLDSSLAYQGYGRGLPLPWLQEVAERATLGLKPHLTFLLDLPPEVALRRAKGKDRMEKAGLAFFQRVREGYLHLARSEPERFVVLDATRSVEEVQEEIRARLKAFLP; this is encoded by the coding sequence ATGGAAGGGCTCTTCCTTACCCTGGAGGGCCTGGACGGGAGCGGCAAGACCACCCAGGCGGCCCTCCTCGCCCGCTTCCTCGAGGAACGGGGGCTCAGGGTGCGCCTCACCCGGGAGCCCGGGGAGGGGTTAAAGGGGGTGAGGGGCTTGCTGGAGGAAGAGCTTTCCCCGGAAGCGGAGTACCTCCTCTTCAGCGCCGACCGGGCGGAGCACGTGCGCAAAACCATCCTCCCCGCCCTCAGGGAGGGGGCCTGCGTGGTCTCGGACCGCTATTTGGACTCCAGCCTGGCCTACCAGGGCTATGGCCGGGGGCTTCCCCTTCCCTGGCTCCAAGAGGTGGCCGAGAGGGCCACCTTAGGCCTCAAGCCCCACCTCACCTTCCTCCTGGACCTCCCCCCCGAGGTGGCCCTCAGGCGGGCGAAGGGCAAGGACCGCATGGAGAAGGCCGGGCTCGCCTTCTTCCAAAGGGTGCGGGAAGGGTACCTCCACCTCGCCCGCTCGGAGCCTGAGCGCTTCGTGGTCCTGGACGCCACGAGGAGCGTGGAGGAAGTGCAGGAGGAGATCCGGGCCCGCCTTAAAGCCTTCCTGCCATAA